The window TGCCAACGGCGACCTAGCGGCGGCCCGCGAGCACGCACGCGTGGCCCGCGACAACGGCGCCGATAGCCCGGCGCTGCTCGCCACACTCGGCCGCGCGGCGCTGGCGCTGGGCCACGCCGCCGAGGCCTGCGAGGCGCTTGAGCTTGCGCTCGAGCAGGGCAACCAGGCCGAGTGGCTGGTGGCGCTGAGCAACGCCTACGCGCAGCTCGATCGGCGCGATCGGGCGCTCGAATATGCCGCCCGCGCCGTACGCGCCGCGCCGAATGTCGCCAGCTACCAACAGCAGCTGGCCACGCTCTACCAGCAGCAGCGCCAGCTGCACGACGCGCGCGCCGCGCTGATCCGCGCGTTGAGTTTGCAGCCCGATATGGCGCCGTGGCACGCCCAGATGGCCGAGATCTGCGACGCGCTGGGGATGGCCCAGGCCGCCGCACAGAGCCTGAGCCAGGCGCGCGCGCTGGCCCCGCACGACCCGGCGATCAAGGTGATTGGCGCGCAGCTGCGCGCGGCCCAAGGCGACACCACCGGGGCGCTGGCTGAGTATCGCGAGGCGCTGGCCGGCGCGCCCGATCGGGTCGAATGGCACGTCGCCGCCGCCGAGCTCGCGCGAACCAGCCGCCAGTCGGCCGAGTTCCTCAAGCACGCGCACGCGGTTGTGGAACATGCGCCCAACCACGCACCACACTGGCAGCTGCTGGCCGAGGCAGCCGAGCAGAACCGCGACGCGGCCGCTGCAATGGCCGTGCTCGAGCAGGGGCTCACTCACTGCGCCAACGACCGCGGGCTGACTCTGCGCGCGGCCCGCCAGGCGCTCGTGCTCAACCGGCCATCGCGCGCCCAGGCGCTGATCGACGCCTGGCTCGACCATTCGCCCGACGATGGTGAGGCCTGGGAGCTGGCCGGCCTGTCTGCACAAGCACTCGGCGACACCGACGCCGGCCAGCGCGCGCTCGAGCGCGCCATTCGGGTCGCCCCACGCCGGGCCAGCGCCCACGCCGCGCTCGCGCGGCTGAGCCTCGCGCTCGGCGACCACGCCACCGCGCTACGCGCTGCGGCCAACGCCAGCGATTACGAGCCGGCCAACCGCGGCTACGTGGTGCTGCTGGCCCACGCGCTGCACGCCGCCCAGCGGCTCGACGAGGCCCGCGCAATCATCCGCGCGCTGCCGCCCGAGGCGCTGCCGCTCGACGGTGAGATCTACCGCTGGTACGCCGAGCTGCAGCTGCTCGACGGCGACCCTGGCCGCGCGATCAGCGCGCTCGAACACGCGATCGAACAGCTACCGGCCGAGCCCGAGCTGTACCTGTGGGCCGGGCGTGCGCATCGCCAGCTACGCCACTACCGGCGGGCGATCACGCACCTGCGCCGCGCGATCCGCCTGCGGCCCAGCTACCCCGAGGCAATTATCGAGCTTAGTTCGCTTGGCCCCCTGGCCTTTGCCGCGCACGCGGCACGGGGCGACGGCGCCGAGGAAGCACTGCCGGAGCATGCCGAATGATCACTGCAGAGTCCTTGCTGGTCGATCTACTCGCCAGCCCACCGCCTGCCGCTGTGTCGATCGCCGAGATCGATCTGCTCGACGCGCTCGAGTACGCCATCCAGCTCGGTGAGGGCGCGGCGGTCGCGCCGCTACTGGCCGAGCTGTCGACCCACCCGCCGCACCCACACACCATCCAGGTGCTCCAGGGCCAGGCGCTGATCGAGCATGGCCGGCACGCCGAGGCGCGTACGCCGCTGCGCAGCGCGCTGACCCAGCACCCACTCGACCCGGTGGCCTGGGCCGCGCTAGGCGCAACCTTCGCGCCGGCCCACCCGGCGGCGGCGGCGGCTTTTCGGCGTGCCGCGCTACACGCCACCGGCCTGTGGGACATCCCACTCGAGCCGCAGTACGTCGCGGCAGTGGCCGGGCCGGCCACCGCACTGCATGCGCTGCGCAACGGCCAGCTGCCCGATGCGATCGACGGCTTCGCCCGCCAGCTGCGCCGCCGGCCCAACCGCCGCGACCTGCTGATCTATTATGTCGAAACGCTGCGGCGCGCCGGCCGCCTACACGACGCGCGCCAACAGCTTGGCCAGCTGATCGGGCGCCAGCCGATGTCGCTGCCGCTGATCTGGCTGCTGCGCGCGCTCGATCCCGAGCATGTGCCGCCCCAGCTGATCCAGCAGCAATATGTAAGCGACCCCGGCGACCGGCTGGCGCAGCGCTTCTTCGCGCCCGAGCCGCCGCCCTGGCCGGCCGCGCCAATGCCCACACGCATGCTCGCGCCGCGCTGGCACCGGCTGCTGCAGCCGTACATGCAGCGCCCATCCGCCAAGCGTGTGCAGCCACAGGCCAAGCGCGCCGCCGCCGACCCACAGGTCGCCGATCTGCTCGAGCTCGCCAGCACGCGGATCGCCCGAATGAGCGGCCCGGCGGCCACCGCTGCGCGCGCGCCGGTGCTGCCCGGCAATCGCACCCAGCAGTCGCTGATTATCACGGCGAGCGACGGCCTGCGGCGGGCGATCGGCGTCGACGGCGCGCGCCAGGTGCTGGCGCGGCTGGCAACGCTCTGCCACGTGCTCACGGCCAACGACCGCCCGAGCGCGCTGCTCGACCTGAGCCGCCCCGAGGCGCTGGTGAGCGGCGGGGGCATCGCCGGCCTGCCGTTTGCGGCCGAGCCGGGCGGGCTGCTGGGCAGCCTGCGGCGCCTGTCGGCACTGCAAGACACGGCCCAATCGCCACTCGCGACCGTGCTGCTGGTCGGCGGCGATAGCATCATTCCGTTTGTGCGGCTGCCGAACACCGTGCCCGACGGCGATGTCGAGATCCCCAGCGACCTGCCCTACGCCTGCGACAATCCGGCCCAGGTGGTGCCGCAGCGCGTGGTGGCGCGCCTGCCCGACGGCGGCAGCGCGGCCGCGCTGATCGCGCTGCTCGAGGCCATGCTGGCGCGCCATAGCCAGAAGGCCCGCAGCACGCCGCGGCGCTGGCCGTGGGGCCGGGCCGATGCGGCCGCCCGCGTCGGCGGCTACAGCGCCGCAGCCTGGCACGCCGCCAGCGCGGCTGTGCTGGCACACGCCGGCCTCGAGCTTCCCGAGCTGCCAACCTGCCCGCCCATCAGCGGCGAGCAGGCCATCCGGACGATCACGCCGGCCGCGCTGCTCTACTTCAACCTGCACGGCGCGATCGGCTCGGCCAACTGGTATGGCCAGCCGGAAGAGCCCATCCCGGCAAACGCGGTGCAGCGCCCGATCGCGTTCACGCCGGCGGTGCTGGCCAAGGCTCAGCTGGCCGGCACGATCGTGGTGAGCGAGGCATGCTATGGCATGGAGCTGGGCGCGCGCACGGTCGAACAGTCCATCCCGATGTCGCTGCTGCGCCAGGGCGCGGCCGCATGTGTCGGCTCGACCGTCAACGCCTATGGCACAACCATGCCGCCGCTGGTAGGCGCCGACCTGCTGGCCGGCACGCTGCTGCACGGCCTGGCGCAGGGCCTGCCGGTGGGCGAGGCGCTGCATAATGCGCGCGCACAGCTGGCGCAAGAGATGGAGCGCCGCCAGGGCTACCTCGACGAGATCGACCTGAAGACCTTGAACTCGTTCGTGCTGTATGGCGACCCGTGGGCCACCGCGTTCAACACGGCCAGCACGCCCAAGGCCGAGCCAAAGCAGGCCAGCCGCCCAACCCAGCGCGGCGCGGTGCGTATGGTCGAGAGCAACACTGTCGCGCCGGCGCTGATGCGCCAGGTGCGCCAGCGCATGGCCCACCTGGTGTCGCCGCAAGCGACCATGGTGATTCGCGCCACGGCCGACGGCCCGGCCGGTGCCAAAGCTGGTGCCGGCGTACTGACCTTCAGCGCCCACGATGTCAGCCTGACGCCCGACGGCTACTACTCGGCGCAGGCCGCCCACGTAACCGTGCGCGATGGCGAGATTATCAAGACGGTGGTTTCGCGCTAAGCGCGCCGAACCTAGAAAGGAATGGCCGTGACCCACGCTGATACGCCTGCGGGCAAGCCGCCGATGATTGGCGAGCGGCTCTCGAGCGACGAGTGGCTGACATATCTGCGCACGTACGAATGGGGCCAGCTGCGGCCGACGCGCCTGGTGCTGCACCACACCTATCGCCCGACCAGCGAGCAGTGGCAGGGCTTGCGCTCGATGCGCGGCATGCAGCGCTTCTATGCCACCAAAGGCTGGAGCGCCGCACCGCATGTGTATAGCGCGCCCGATGGAATCTGGCTGTTCACGCCGCTGCGCGATATTGGCGTGCATGCCGGCACCGGCAATGGCAGCCGCCGCGCCGGCTGGTACTCGATCGGCCTCGAGATGGTCGGCGATTTCGATAGTGCGCTGCCGAGTGGGGCCGTGTGGCAGCAGGCGCTGGCGGTGATGGGCGGGCTGTCGATCGCGCTCAACATCGCGCCGCACGATCTGATCAGCTTTCACCGCGACTACACTAACCAGAAATCGTGCCCCGGCCGCGCCGTGACGAAAGAGTGGGTCTGGGGCGAGGTCGAGCGCTGGATCGCCGCCCAGCCGGCGGCAGCCCCCGCGCTACCGGCGGCCGACCCGGCCGCGCTGGCCGAGGCGCTGCGCGCGGCCACCTACAAGCAGCGCTCGTCGGGCTACCACGCCGACTGGGCGTTCCACCGCACGGCGATCACGCGCGGGCTAGGCGCGCCGCTTGGCGATAGCCGCCGAACCATGGCCGGGTTGTCCGGGCTCAACTACCAGGCCTTCGCTCGCGACGTGCTCTACTGTGTGGTGCCACAGTGGGCGGCGGTGCAGTCGCTGGCGCAGACGCTGGCATCGGCGCCTGGCAATCCGGCG of the Candidatus Kouleothrix ribensis genome contains:
- a CDS encoding N-acetylmuramoyl-L-alanine amidase; this translates as MTHADTPAGKPPMIGERLSSDEWLTYLRTYEWGQLRPTRLVLHHTYRPTSEQWQGLRSMRGMQRFYATKGWSAAPHVYSAPDGIWLFTPLRDIGVHAGTGNGSRRAGWYSIGLEMVGDFDSALPSGAVWQQALAVMGGLSIALNIAPHDLISFHRDYTNQKSCPGRAVTKEWVWGEVERWIAAQPAAAPALPAADPAALAEALRAATYKQRSSGYHADWAFHRTAITRGLGAPLGDSRRTMAGLSGLNYQAFARDVLYCVVPQWAAVQSLAQTLASAPGNPAAQAVRAAIFVDAGVPFDAKDTLLSAAGDLRAGPPLLAPRPTTIGDRRGRLLVCAGDTLFLPEGGRAVERLSTSQGAAAAALIGATGEALGIALPPENPFAAAARAPWLGAPLGPVQPLECQGHTYAAQVFALDTLVAADAQGQAMQRLSALSGAPQHKGSAPATPGTVERVHVKALHGDAATLVDVGTPHDLTGAHLLITRGGFVLPVAREQLKAPEADPATLLVLVAQEHDAPSLSATQASALTRLLQAIEHRYRLPRTMVQLG